The stretch of DNA AATATGGCAAAAAGAATTACTGTTCGTCTCATGGCGATATCATATTAGTTATTATTAAAATGCGAATAAATGTTTTATAGTAATAGTCGGTATCTTAGTTTTGTCTTATTTGTTTATAGCATATTGATGTCTTTTATGTGTCTGTTATTGGTTGTAATATATCTTTAAGACTGATAAATCTAAGATTGGTTTAATTTAGTTTATCTTTTTATCGTATAAATGTCAAATATACACAATGGAAATTATTTAACAAAAAAAACGGAGTAAAATGCCGATCTATTTATAAAATGATTAATAATGAATCATTTTGACAGGAGGTCAATCAAATTTTTCTTATATTGTTCATTATATGTTATGCCATTATGTCCTTCATTCGTTAATATGACTAACGAATCTTCTTTTTTGAACAAGGAGCTAAGCATTATCGAATTCTTATAATTTATAACCATGTCTGCGTCTCCATGAAAAATAACAATGGGCATTCTACAATTAGTAATATATTTATATGTCTCTAATTTATATTTTACCAAAAAGCGAGGGATGACGGGGCAGATACCTTGAATGATACCAGTCATAGAATAGTACGGAGCTTGTAGAATTAATAAGTGGGGATTATTGGCTGATGCCAGCCAAGTTGCGGGGCATGTACCTATCGAATAGCCTAATACAATAATGTTATCCTCATCATACAATTCTTTCATTTTATTATAGGCCGTTTGTACATCTTCGAATAATCTTCTCTGACTACGAATTTCTCCTTCACTTTTGCCAAAACCTCTATAATCCAATAAAAATACATCGTATCCTAACTCTGTATAAAGAGAAGCCACACTTCCCCATGAATCTAAAGCTCCGGCGTTGCCATGCAGATAGAAAATTAACCCTTTAGATTCATGTGCTCTGAAAAGTAGTCCATTCAGCTTTATCCCATTGTCTGTTTGTATATATAGCCCCTCAAAATTTTCCTTAAAATTGAATTTATAATCTTTGCCTAACTTATCAGGATAGAACAAGAACCGTTCTTGGAAAAAGTAGAAAGCACCGCAAAATATTATATAAAAAGCTAATGCTATAGCAAGAAACCGAATCGCAATTTTTACCATTATATCGTATTCGTTATGTAATCAATAGGTAATAAAAAAGCATACATGGATAATTCATGTATGCTAAGTTAATATTAAATATAGAAAAGAATAAGCAGATATTACAAATTGAACTCTACACTGACAAATAAATATCTTTGTGATTTTGAATGATCAGGATTCAGGTTTCGAAAGTTAGGAGCAATTTTCAATTGTTTTACTGGTTGAAATTCTACTCCGATCATCATCAACTGACCATCAAGACTATTCCATGCTGTATTAAAACTATTGGAAGCCGAAGAGTCTACAAGATCGTAACGAGCAAATGTTCTCCATTTAGGAGCCAGTGCGATTGATGTATAGACAGAATACCCGAAATAATCTTTCTTCTCAACAAATCCTTTATTAAAAACGCGGTTGTATTCAGCACCGGCAGAAATATTTTTGTCTTTGTATCCTGCGAACACAGCCATTGTATATTGATCTTTAAAGTTTACATCTGTAACTCCTTCGGGTAAAGCATCTCTCAAGTTTTCACTTTCATTATAAAAATCTCCATATATGCGGAGTATCGTATTTTTTGTAGGGTGAAGGCTCAGCCCGGCAGCATATTTCATACTATTATCCTTTTTGATCTTCTTATATCCTTCTCCGTTAGTGATCCCTAAATCTGCCGATATATACGGATTGAACGCATATTCAGCCGTTACTCCCATATCTACACTTGGCCCCATTTTGTTTAAGTCCTGAAATGATTTCATCACATAACGGTGCATCCAGTATTTTTCTTGTACACTAAAGCCCATTAGCCCAATTAATCCAGCATTAACACTAAAGCCTTTATCACTCCAGTTTACAAAAGCATTTCGTAGATATACTTCGAGTCCATCGGAAGATGTTTTTCCTGCAGCGCCATCAATAACGACTTGAGCCTGTAACGTACGTGTGAATTTATAATTATATCCAAGGAGAGCTCTTGTGATATCAAACCCTGACTTATCATCATCACCAAAGCCTTTACTAAAATCAAGAAAGCTTCGAGCAATAATCTTACCCGATGGCTTAAAGGCTAAAGAATCCTGAGCATAAGAGGTGACACTACAAAGTATAGAAAATAGAAAGAAAATAGAAAAATATCGTTTCATACTCACAGTTTATAATTTCTCACAAAGTAAAATGAAAAGATTTGAAAATATAATCTTCACATTATTAATGTTTTGTTAAGATAATATGACGAAAAATATACAGAATATGTATATTTGTGTATTGCACTGTATTCTAGATGAATAGCGGGTCGGTCTATAGGTTTATAGTAATAGTTTTATAGAGTCTGTTATTTATTAGTTCTGTATTTTAAATACAATGTAATAAAAACAATATATTTGATCTCAAAGAAACTTGTATATCTAAGTTGTAAAATAGTAATCTAAACGTATAATGCTTTTTAGATAAAATACATTCAATAAAATATAGATACTGAATAAAACTTAATACCATGACGTCAAGCCCAACATTTATGAAAGCCATTTTTATTATCTGTTTTATATTTATTCTTATCTCGAATAGAGCTGTAGCTCAACCGGGGAAGGCAGATGCAAATGGAATAACTATTGCTTATGAAACTTTTGGCGATCCCCAAAACGAAACGATTGTCTTAATACAGGGAACAGGAGCAACCTTACTGCATTATCCTGCCGAGCTATGTGAAAAGTTAGCTGCAAATAATTTCTATGTTATTCGCTTCGATAATAGGGATATAGGCTTGTCTACTCACCTTGATTCATTGGGGCAGCCCGACTGGGCAACTATCGCGTCTCATATAGGTACTTGCAATGATGCTTCATTGCCCTATACTCTGTTTGATATGTCTAAAGATGTAACAGGCTTGATGGATGCTCTAAAGATTGATAAGGCTCATATCGTAGGCGCATCGATGGGTGGTGCTATTGCCCAATTAATAGCAATTCATTTTCCGGGGAGAGTTCTCTCTCTGACAAGTATGAGTGCTTCGACTGGTAATCCTTTACGACCTCAAGGTGATGCAAATGCGCTGAAAGCCATGGCAACACCTCCTCCTCAAACGTCTGATGCAGATTTAATCGCAAATTATCTGGTCGGTGTTTATAAGGCTTTGGGGGGAATCGATTCTGATGAGGTACTGAAAGAAAGGGCTTTGAATCATGTAAAAAACAGAAACTGGAAACCGGAAAGCGTAAACAGGCAAGTCGCAGCAGTATTGATAGGAGACTACTGCGATAGGAGAGAACAACTGAAGCAGATAAGCCTCCCAACATTAGTTATACAAGGTGATGCAGATCCAATAGTGCCATTGGAAGCAGGGAAAGAGGTTGCGGTATCTATTCCAAATTCTAAGCTATGTATAGTCGAAGGAATGGGACATGATATTTCCCTCTCATTTGTTGATGAAATAGCAAAGTGTATGATTCAGTTTATACAACAATCAAACAATTAGGAAATAACAAGAAGATGTTCTTGAGGCTATCCAGATGCTAGAATTATTTCTTTTTTAGAGAATTTTTCTTTTGTTTAAAATCACAGAAAGATTATTTGTCGCTGTGTAAAACTAAATCTAAAAAGCAAAGACGACTTCATTATAAAACACTACTTTTGCAACAACGCAAATTAATATTAATATGAAATATACAGAAGTGACTTTTACGTGCTCTCCCAACGACGAGATAGTTAACAGCATTCTATCTGCAACTATTGCTGATATAGGCTTTGAGAGCTTTGTTGAGAACGAACTGGGGACTACGGCATACATTCAAAGCGATTTGTTTGAAGAGGCTCAATTGAACGAAATTTTAGAAAATTTTCCTTACGAAGCAAAGATAACTTATACCTATAAGGAGATTGAAGAGAAAAATTGGAACGAAGAATGGGAAAAAAACTATTTTCAGCCTTTGATTATCGATGATAAATGCATAATACAAAGCACCTTTCATAATGCTCCGGCGATATATGACTATAACATATATATAGATCCTAAAATGGCATTTGGAACCGGTCATCATCAAACTACCGAGCTGATGATAAGAGAAATATTGAAAGAAGACTTCACCGGAAGATCTTTGCTTGATATGGGTACCGGGACAGCTATCCTGGCTATCTTAGCCTCAATGCGTGGAGCCGGACCGATTGAAGCAATAGATATTGATCAGTGGGCATACGACAATGCGATGGAGAATATAAAATTGAATGGCATAGATAATATTACGGTTAGGATAGGAGGGGCAGACCTGCTCGCGGATATGGCTTTTGATGTTATATTAGCCAATATCAATCGAAATATTCTGCTGAATGATATTCATGCTTATGCATCTGTTTTAAACAACGGTGGATGCTTGTATATGAGCGGATTCTATATTGATGATATCCCCGTTATAACCGAAGAATGCAAAAAACATGGGTTGGCATTCTGTCACAATACACAAAAAGATAATTGGACTGCAGTGAAATTCCAAAAGGCCTAAAACGACATACGAGGAGGCTTCTGAATGAAACCTCCTCGTATGTTTGAGTTAATTAGGTATTAGGCTTTAAGGTAAATAAAGATTGTTTGGTTATCATTACAAAGGAACTACATTTATGAGTCCTCGCCAAATAAAAAAACATATTATAAAACATATTTTTTATAAATTTTGCTAACCATACATGCCAATATCTTTAATATTTTAACATTTAAAATAGCCTACTTCCCATAGATACTTGTTTCCAAATAACTAAGAACAAGATTATTATAAATAATTTAACAAAAGGGCTAGTTCATATAATCCCACATTGGTAACTGTATCGGTTTTTGAGTCAAACAACTTTGAGCCTTCGCATCCAAATACTTCTTATGTACCACTATACGAAACATATACTCGCTGAACCATTTATCAGTAAAAGTTAAGTATCCCTTATTCCCTGATGCTGCACCCCAACTATTTTCAAACTCCCATTTAATCGGCTGATCGCTCATATCCGTATCACATCCAACAAGAGTCATGGCATGTGTCGATCCACTTTGGCGGGTTAAAATGCGCGCTTTTTTGTCCATCGACAAGTTTACACCCAGCAATGATTCATAATCATACATTTCGGGATCTAATATACCTGATTCTCTATTCATTTGTTTGCCAACATCGCATGAAGCGTACATCGGCTCATTGCTTTTTATAGAGGCTAATGCTGCTTTCTTAATATCTTCATTTGGCAAGTTCAGATATATCCAGTTTATACCTTCTATTGTGTTTTTATAATTCTGGATCTCATACAACTTGTAATATTCACGTGTAGGATCATTCATTATCATTATATAGTTGCTCGGAGAATAATCTTCCGGTGTAATCTGTTTATAAAACTGTTGAGGCGTATAGCTGCTGAGTTCTTTTACGCTTCCGTTTTTATCCTTATATCTCCATGTAAACTGTTTTGGGGGCTCGCCAAGGCAAAGAACCAGAATCCGGTATACATCCTTCAAGATAGTTGCTTTTTCGTTTCTTAACTCCTGGGTCTTTTTCCCTAAAGCTGCTTGTTCGCGAAGATTATATCCTCCTCGACGCAGTTTTTCGTTTACAAGGTTAATCATCTGTCTCGTGTTATTCGAGTGTGCTGTTTCCGGCATTACTTCTTGAGGTACAACACCATATTTTTGTCCAAGATTGTAATATAGATTCCAAACCCCACCATCACTTACAGGTGACTTGAAGAGATATTCTACGGTGCGATCATTGAAAGAATCTTTGCTTGTTGCGATTATATTTTCTAAAAATAAATTTGATTTTTCAAATATATCCCAGAAATATAGATAATTGTGAGAGAAGTCAAATTCACTCAGATTGTATTTATCGATGATGGAAGGGCGCAATACATTCATGGACGTAAACATCCAGCACCGTCCCGAACTTTTTTGATCAGTGATACCTTTAACATTTACCCGATATTTGAAGTAATGGTCTATTTTCCCTTGAAGGTTGTTGTTTAATGCATTTGCAGTAATGTTGGCATTTGATGTCAGAACGTTTTGGATAGCCTTAGTAGCGGGGTCTTCTTTAAAGCTAGACTGTATTTCCTGTAATTCTTTCTCGGTGATACTTTGAGAAGAAACAGCAAGAGAAAAACATAGCAAAAATCCCGTGAATAGATGTTTTTTCATAAAATATGTCTTTTATATTTGAATGTAGAATAACTAATTATGCAAAAATACGAAATATTGATAGATATTTGTTCTACATGCTGATTATAATAAATATTTGTTTAAACATAATGCTTAATCTTCATCAAAGACTTTTATCTTTGCATCGTTAAAAAAAATATCTAAGAAATGACTTCAGAAATACAACCGGCATATTCGAAACAAAGAATTAGATATGCTGTTTTATCTATTTTTATTGCTCAAGGATTATGCTTTGCCAGTTGGGCCAGCCGCCTTCCGGATATAAAGAAAGATTTTAATGTCGAAAGTTATCTACATTACGGACTATTAATGTTTCTCCTTCCGATGGGAAAGTTTATCGCTATTCCTGCAGTTGGTTTTCTACTTCCTCGTTTAGGTAGTAAAAAAACTGTTTTAATTAGCATTATCGGATATGCGCTGTCCTTGTTTTTGGTTAGTATTGTACCCGGAATTACAGGATTAGGGATAACATTGTTCTTGTTCGGTATATTTTGGAATATGACTGATATTTCGTTGAATACGCAGGCTATTGAAGTTGAACGTATATACGGGAAGCCCATAATTGCGACATTTCATGCGAGTTGGAGCTTATCTGCGTGTATAGGTGCTATTATTGGTTATTCGATGATCAATCTGAATGTTATTACTTTCTATCATTTTCTAGGTATGGCTTTGCTTGCTATAGCGATTGTTATGCTTAATTACAAATATCTGCAAGAACCTGCTAAAGCTGTTGAAAAGGACGAGAATTTAAATGTTGCGCAAGGTTCCAAAGCGAAAACAGGCAAATTGCATCTCCCTGAGACGCTTCTCATACAGCTTGGATTGGTATGGCTATTGGCTCTTATCGTTGAAAATACAATGTTTGAATGGAGCGATGTGTATTTTCAGTCTGTGATCAAGGCACCGGAATCATTGCAAGTTGGATTTCTTGTATTTATGGTGATGATGTTTGCGGGGCGTATGCTCACTAACTTTGCATATACTATTTGGCAGAAAAAGACAGTGTTGCAAATAGCAGGGGCACTTATTTTTGCAGGATTTATAATTTCGTCCCTTTTTATCGGATATTCCGACGCTTTAATCACCAAAGTAATTATTACGTCTATAGGGTTTATGCTCATCGGTTTAGGGATTTCTTGCGTTGTGCCTACTATCTACAGTATTGTAGGAGATAAGGCTAAAACTCCGGTGGGAACGGCGTTAACTATCATGTCGAGTATTAGTTTCGTTGGTCCATTTATCTCTCCATTGCTTGTAGGTTCTGTATCCGATGCTTACGGACCCAAATGGGCATATCTTATTATGAGTATAGTCGGATTACTGATAATAGCTGCAGTATCGTTCGTGAAGAATTTAAGAAAATAGATATATTCTGTCTTATAAATAGAAAAAGGCTTTTAGATAGCAACTAAAAGCCTTTTTTATGTATTATAAATTCTGGATAATTAAAATTCCGGTATAATCTGTTCGGCATTCTTAATCCGATCTTCAACATCTTCTTTTGTTCCGTTGAAAGGGCCCGATCCTTCTATTTTTATCGTGGCCATAGCTGCTGCAAACTTTCCGGCGTCTTCTATTGTTGCTCCTTTAGCTCTTTGATATAAGTAACCTGTAACGTAAGTATCGCCACACCCTGTCGCGTCCACTACATCTTTCGGCTTATAGGCCGGTATTTTATAGAAGTTGTTTCCATCATAGATTACAGAACCCAGACTGCCTAAAGTAACCAAAACTTCTTTTACTCCCCAAGCGTGAAGCTGTTTTGATGCCTGTTTAATATCTTTCATGCCTGTAAGAACTTCCATTTCCAGATCATTCACTTTCAGAACATGAACATGTTTTAGTATCTCTTCTTTATTAGCCCAGTCTATCGGGTAGACATTTTGGTCTCTCACCTCTCTTAAATACCCTTGAGAGTCTATCGCTATCAAGCCTTTTTTAGAAAGATATTCTACCAGTTCCAATGAGAAATCATCGGCAAGTAAAGCACCTAAAAGGAATATGTTGGCTTCTATATCTTTTAGTGCGTCAACAGAAAAAGGATCAGCTTTTGCCAACACTCGTTGAGTTCGGTTATTCTGATTCTCTTCATAGATGTTTTCAAAATAGACAGAGTGCTTACTCGGTACTACATGCACATCTACGTCTTTTGAACGTAAATCGTCCACTACAGACATTTCTGACTGAGCCAGCGATGCTACCAATGTATAATTTATATCGGTAAAATGACGAATAGCGTGTGAAAAATAAAAAGCCGTACCGCCGGGCATATGCACTGTGCTTTTGGGTGTAACTACTTTATCTAAAGTAATATGCCCAATGCAACAAAGATCATGTTTTTGCATTACTTATTTTTTTGAAATGCAAAAGTAGTAAAATTAAGTTATACCGAAGTTCTCATTTCAATTTTATTCTCTTTTTTGATAATACTAAGAGTCAGCAAAAAATGTATTTTATCTTCAATGTTTTTTGATAAGTTCAGATTATTTCCATCCTGTTAAACGATTTTCACTAGACTAATAAAGCCAATTATATTTTATTTATTCATACTTTTTTCTTTTCTTTGTTTTTGGCTTGGATACAATATCTGAACCGATACGCAATAATAGGAAATGAAAAAGTATTTATTTATAATATTAGGCTTAATCTCATTAGGCCTTGGACTATTGGGAATAGTAACTCCGGGACTTCCAACCACACCATTTATCCTTCTTACCGGCGTCTTATTTGCTAAGAGCTCGCCTCGTCTTCATCAGAAATTGTTAGATCATAAGATTACAGGTCCATATATAAGGCGGGTTAATAATGGCTTTAGTACAAAAGGGTTGATTATATCCATTAGTATCATGTGGACTATGATAATCCTTACTACATTAGTTGTGTTTAAAAGTAATCAGACAATGCAACTCGTAATGTTGGGATTAGGTTTTGTCGGTACTGTTTCTCAAATAATTGTTTTACGTAAGAGAAAAAAGAAAGAAAAGGTTCTGTTAACACTTGATAACGAAGAAAAAGATAATAATAAGCTGAAGGCCTCTTAATGGGCACAAAAGAGAGTATTTATATTATAAAAATGTTGATGTTATATTTTGTTATTTTATGATATTTATTTTCCTTTGTATATGAAGGGTTATAGACTAAAAAACAATCTAATTAAATTATGGAGAACAACGATCAGAACAATCAAATTCAAATAGAACTGCCGGATGATATTGCACAAGGCATATATTCTAATCTGGCTATTATAGCCCATTCGTCATCAGAATTTGTTATCGATTTTGTACGTATTTTGCCCGGTATGCCCAAAGCCAAAGTACAATCGAGAATAGTAATTACCCCTGAACATGCGAAACGCCTGTTGTATGCTCTGAATGAAAACATTAACCGATTTGAATCTCAAAATGGATCCATACAAGTTGATAATTCGGCAGGTTTTTTACCACCGATAAACGGTCCTATTGGAGAAGCTTAAATCAGGTATTTTATAAATAAATACAAAAAGCAAGAGAAATGAAAATTGGTATTCCTAAAGAGCTGAAAGCATTTGAAAATCGCGTTGCCGTTACGCCGGCAGGTGTGCATGAGTTGGTTGTCTGTGGACATGAGGTATATATAGAAGCCGGAGCCGGACTTGGCAGCGGAATCAATGATACTGATTACACAGCTTCCGGTGCTAAAATATTAACTACGGCAGAAGAAATTTATGCCATTTCGGATATGATTGTGAAGGTTAAGGAACCTATCCCGCAAGAATATCATCTTATCCGCGAGAATCAAATAGTGTTTACGTATTTCCATTTTGCATCGAGTCTTGAGCTAACAGAAGCTATGATAAAAAGCAAAGCTATCTGTATCGCATACGAGACCGTTGAATTGCCTGACCGCTCGTTACCGCTACTTATACCGATGAGTGAAGTGGCCGGACGTATGGCTATTCAAGAAGGTGCTCGTTTCCTCGAAAAGCCGCATCTGGGAAAAGGCGTCTTGCTTGGTGGTGTTCCGGGTGTGAAACCTGCGCACGTAATTGTAATAGGTGGTGGTATTGTTGGAGCCCAGTCGGCTAAAATAGCTGCCGGAATAGGTGCAAAAGTAACCATTCTGGATAAGAGCCTTCCACGTCTTCGCTATTTGAGCGATATTATGCCGGCCAATGTTACAACAAGATATTCTGATACGCATACAATAAAAGAATTGATAAAGGATGCAGACCTTATAGTGGGCGCTGTGCTTATTGCTGGCGATAAGGCTCCTCAGGTAATATCGAGGGCAATGCTCAAAGATATGCAGCCGGGAACCGTTATGGTGGATGTGGCTATCGACCAAGGTGGCTGTTTTGAGACATCAAAACCAACAACGCATTTAGATCCTGTGTTTGTTATTGATGATGTAGTGCATTACTGTGTTGCCAATATACCGGGAGCTGTTCCGATGACTTCAACGTTAGCTTTGACTAATGCTACTTTGCCGTATGCATTAAATCTGGCTAATATGGGCTGGGAGGCAGCATGCCGTGAGCATAAAGATCTAAGCAAAGGATTGAATATTGTAAAAGGAGACGTTGTATATAAGGCCGTTGCTCAAAACTTCGGACTAGAATACAAAGAGTTTCAATTTTAAAAAAATAAACAGACATAATAGAGCAGATGTCTGAATTCAATTTTTCCTAACTTTTTGGCAGCCTAACTTATAAACAAGGTAAGGCTGATTGTGTAAGTGAAACGTTGATCAAGATATCGACAATAAACGAGTAAAAATAAAATCCTCATATATTTACTAATATAAAATTATTATTTATGGAACTACTAAATGCATCGTTAATAGACTGGTCTAGAGGTCAGTTTGCTATGACAGCAATGTATCACTGGTTGTTTGTTCCTTTGACATTGGGTCTGGGGGTCATTATGGCAATCATGGAGACAATGTATGTGCGTACAGGCAATGAACAGTGGAAAAAAACTGCGAAATTTTGGATGACTATTTTTGGTATCAACTTTGCTATCGGAGTTGCTACAGGGATTATCATGGAATTTCAGTTTGGTACCAACTGGTCAAACTACAGCTGGTTTGTAGGAGATATCTTTGGTGCGCCATTGGCTATTGAAGCTATTGTTGCATTCTTTATGGAGGCAACATTTATTTCCATCATGTTCTTTGGATGGAAACGTGTAAGCAAGAAGGTGCACTTGGCTGCCACTTGGTTAACTATTACAGGAGCAACCCTGTCTGCTGTATGGATATTGGTGGCTAATGCTTGGATGCAATTTCCTGTTGGCATGGAGTTTAATCCGGACACAACTCGTAACGAAATGGTTGACTTCTGGGCTGTAGCCTTGTCGCCGGTAGCTATAAACAAATTTTTCCATACAGTCCTTTCCAGCTGGATCTTGGGAGCTGTATTTGTGATGGGTATAGCTGCATGGTATATGCTTAAAAAAAGGGACACAGAGTTTGCTCAACAAAGTATGAAGGTTGCTACAGTTTTCGGATTGATAGCATCGTTACTTACTATTTATACAGGTCACGGTTCGGCTGTACAGGTTGCAGAAAAACAACCGATGAAACTGGCTGTAATGGAGGGTCTCTATGAAGGGGGCACAAACGAAGGATTGGTACTTTTTGGTATTCCGAATCCTTCTAAAAAATCATTCAATGACGGAGAAGATGCGTTCTTATTCCCTCCAATTAAACTTCCGGGTGCACTCTCTCTAATCGCATTCTATGATACGGAGGCATACGTGCCGGGTATTAAAGATATCATAGATGGGGGGTATCCAAAACCGGATGGAACAACCGCCTTGTCTTTTGCCGAAATGCAATCTAAAGGTAAAGCTGCGATACAGGCATTGGCAGACTATAAGAAGGCTAAAAAAGACGGAGATGATGCTTCGGCTGTACAATATAAAGAAACATTGAAAGCTAACTTTGCTTACTTCGGGTATGGCTATCTTGATAGCCCCGAGCAGTTAGTTCCTAACTTATCTAAAACCGTATATTGGAGTTTCCATATTATGGTTTATCTGGGTGGATATTTTATCCTATTGTTCATGGTTATGACATTCTTTGTTTATCGAAGAAAAGATCTTGAGCAGAAAAAGTGGCTTTTGTGGATTTGTCTTTGGACCATCCCATTGGTATATGTTGCAAGTCAGGCGGGATGGTTAGTTGCCGAAGTGGGGCGTCAGCCTTGGGCTATACAAGATGTACTTCCTCTACAAGCTGCAGTGTCTGCGGTATCTACTCAATCTGTAGTGATAACATTCTGTTTGTTTTTGGCATTGTTTACCGCACTGCTTATTGCAGAGATCCGTATTATGCTGAACCAAATTAAAAAAGGACCGGCAGGCTCACACTAAAACTTGATTTTTTAACTAAAAAAAGATATAACTATGGATTATTCATTTTTACAACATTATTGGTGGTTCCTTATATGCCTGATCGGGGGGATATTTGCATTCCTCTTGTTTGTTCAGGGTGGACAGTCGATGCTTTTCTCATTAGCAAAAGACGAAAAGGAACGCATGATATTGGTAAATGCATTAGGCCGTAAATGGGAATATACCTTTACTACCCTTGTGACATTTGGAGGTGCATTGTTTGCGTCCTTTCCATTGTTCTACTCTACCAGCTTTGGTGGTGCATATTGGGTATGGATGGCTATTTTATTCTGCTTCGTATTGCAAGCTGTATCATACGAATTTCAGTCGAAACCGGGCAATGTATTTGGGCGTAATACTTACAGATGGTTCTTGTTTTGCAACGGACTATTAGGTACTTTTCTTGTAGGTGCGGCATTAGCCACATTCTTTACAGGATCAGATTTTACGGTGAACAAAGGAAATATGACAGATGTTTTGAATCCTGTTATCAGCCGTTGGGGTACTGAATGGCACGGACTTGAGGCTCTTGCTGACGCTCGTTGCTGGTTGCTAGGATTGACAGTGTTTTTCCTTGCCCGTACATTGGCTTGTTTGTTCTTTATCAACCGTCTTCAAGATGCTACTTTAGTAAGTCGTTCCAGAAAATATTTATTACTTAATGCAATTCCTTTTGTCGTGTTCTTTCTTGCATTTGTTATATGGACATTCTTAGCAAAAGGTTATGCTGTAGATCCTGTGACGAAAGTAGTGGAGCTTGTACAATACAAATACTTATTAAACATGATAGAAATGCCAATTGTAGGAGTTGTATTCCTTGTTGGGGTTCTGCTGGTACTGTTTGGTATTGGTAAAACATTATTAAGTAAGGAATATCATTCCGGTATTTGGTTTAGTGGCGTGGGTACAGTGCTAACAGTATGTATGTTGTTGCTTATTACAGGCTTTAACAATACTGCTTACTATCCATCTTCTACAGATCTTCAGAGTTCCCTGACTATCGAAAATTCTTCATCGAGTGAGTTTACCCTTACCGTGATGAGTGTAGTTTCTTTATTTGTTCCATTTGTATTAGGATATATTATCTATGCTTGGAACTCTTTAGAGAAGAAAAAATTCGATG from Dysgonomonas mossii encodes:
- the prmA gene encoding 50S ribosomal protein L11 methyltransferase — its product is MKYTEVTFTCSPNDEIVNSILSATIADIGFESFVENELGTTAYIQSDLFEEAQLNEILENFPYEAKITYTYKEIEEKNWNEEWEKNYFQPLIIDDKCIIQSTFHNAPAIYDYNIYIDPKMAFGTGHHQTTELMIREILKEDFTGRSLLDMGTGTAILAILASMRGAGPIEAIDIDQWAYDNAMENIKLNGIDNITVRIGGADLLADMAFDVILANINRNILLNDIHAYASVLNNGGCLYMSGFYIDDIPVITEECKKHGLAFCHNTQKDNWTAVKFQKA
- a CDS encoding alpha/beta fold hydrolase translates to MKAIFIICFIFILISNRAVAQPGKADANGITIAYETFGDPQNETIVLIQGTGATLLHYPAELCEKLAANNFYVIRFDNRDIGLSTHLDSLGQPDWATIASHIGTCNDASLPYTLFDMSKDVTGLMDALKIDKAHIVGASMGGAIAQLIAIHFPGRVLSLTSMSASTGNPLRPQGDANALKAMATPPPQTSDADLIANYLVGVYKALGGIDSDEVLKERALNHVKNRNWKPESVNRQVAAVLIGDYCDRREQLKQISLPTLVIQGDADPIVPLEAGKEVAVSIPNSKLCIVEGMGHDISLSFVDEIAKCMIQFIQQSNN
- a CDS encoding PfkB family carbohydrate kinase, whose translation is MQKHDLCCIGHITLDKVVTPKSTVHMPGGTAFYFSHAIRHFTDINYTLVASLAQSEMSVVDDLRSKDVDVHVVPSKHSVYFENIYEENQNNRTQRVLAKADPFSVDALKDIEANIFLLGALLADDFSLELVEYLSKKGLIAIDSQGYLREVRDQNVYPIDWANKEEILKHVHVLKVNDLEMEVLTGMKDIKQASKQLHAWGVKEVLVTLGSLGSVIYDGNNFYKIPAYKPKDVVDATGCGDTYVTGYLYQRAKGATIEDAGKFAAAMATIKIEGSGPFNGTKEDVEDRIKNAEQIIPEF
- a CDS encoding alpha/beta hydrolase, with product MVKIAIRFLAIALAFYIIFCGAFYFFQERFLFYPDKLGKDYKFNFKENFEGLYIQTDNGIKLNGLLFRAHESKGLIFYLHGNAGALDSWGSVASLYTELGYDVFLLDYRGFGKSEGEIRSQRRLFEDVQTAYNKMKELYDEDNIIVLGYSIGTCPATWLASANNPHLLILQAPYYSMTGIIQGICPVIPRFLVKYKLETYKYITNCRMPIVIFHGDADMVINYKNSIMLSSLFKKEDSLVILTNEGHNGITYNEQYKKNLIDLLSK
- a CDS encoding aminopeptidase C, with protein sequence MKKHLFTGFLLCFSLAVSSQSITEKELQEIQSSFKEDPATKAIQNVLTSNANITANALNNNLQGKIDHYFKYRVNVKGITDQKSSGRCWMFTSMNVLRPSIIDKYNLSEFDFSHNYLYFWDIFEKSNLFLENIIATSKDSFNDRTVEYLFKSPVSDGGVWNLYYNLGQKYGVVPQEVMPETAHSNNTRQMINLVNEKLRRGGYNLREQAALGKKTQELRNEKATILKDVYRILVLCLGEPPKQFTWRYKDKNGSVKELSSYTPQQFYKQITPEDYSPSNYIMIMNDPTREYYKLYEIQNYKNTIEGINWIYLNLPNEDIKKAALASIKSNEPMYASCDVGKQMNRESGILDPEMYDYESLLGVNLSMDKKARILTRQSGSTHAMTLVGCDTDMSDQPIKWEFENSWGAASGNKGYLTFTDKWFSEYMFRIVVHKKYLDAKAQSCLTQKPIQLPMWDYMN
- a CDS encoding MFS transporter; translation: MTSEIQPAYSKQRIRYAVLSIFIAQGLCFASWASRLPDIKKDFNVESYLHYGLLMFLLPMGKFIAIPAVGFLLPRLGSKKTVLISIIGYALSLFLVSIVPGITGLGITLFLFGIFWNMTDISLNTQAIEVERIYGKPIIATFHASWSLSACIGAIIGYSMINLNVITFYHFLGMALLAIAIVMLNYKYLQEPAKAVEKDENLNVAQGSKAKTGKLHLPETLLIQLGLVWLLALIVENTMFEWSDVYFQSVIKAPESLQVGFLVFMVMMFAGRMLTNFAYTIWQKKTVLQIAGALIFAGFIISSLFIGYSDALITKVIITSIGFMLIGLGISCVVPTIYSIVGDKAKTPVGTALTIMSSISFVGPFISPLLVGSVSDAYGPKWAYLIMSIVGLLIIAAVSFVKNLRK